ATTCCCATGAAGACAGCAGATTAAAAGCCCCAAAGTTACTGTTGAGGTTGTTAGTAATTCCATGACAAATGAATAGGGACAATACTTCTGCATGGGCACATTGACAGATAACTAACAAAACTTCtaagtcaaaaaattaaaaacaaatggCAAGAGTGATATGAAAATACTTAACGTTAGAAATAGAGGAAACTTGGATAGAATTCGAAGGGATGGCATAAAATATTTTACGAATAATCACAACAGTAATCAGACAATCTTGTGAAACCCAAACAAGAGCAGAAGATACTAACCTGAATGGAGGTTAAACAATGAGCGGCCCTTACTGGTCGTGAAGCAAGCACCGTTCCAAATCTGGACAAGTGAAGCATATCAAATTCCGCATCACAGGTTAACGAAAATAACGGGCAACACAATGAAGGTGAAAGATCAGAGCATTACGTTGCCTCCTCCAAGGAATAGATCCTAAGCTCATACATGATTTGATGAGCAGAAATTGGGTGTCTCGTAGGTGAGGTTGCCACTCCTGTGACATCCTGATTGACTTGACTATGTAATCCGGGTTCAGATTCCAAATGAGGCAGCACACATGCCACACAGGCAGCTAAAAATCTCCCACATGGAGAAAAATGGGCTCCCATTTCACTGCAACAAATTCAAAACGAACTTAGCCAGTTAAGGCGAGTGTACAGCTTTACACAGGACACCAATAAAAGCATTATTTCTCAGGAACAAAAGATCCGCCTAGTAATAAGTGGTCGTTACAAAGACCCAAGAGGTTTTTAGTTTAATTCCTACCTCCCAAAGTCCCTCCATTTGCCTCCAAAcaccctccctctccctctccatccttcccctccccccccctcccaacccccccaaaaaaaaacaacaaaacaaacaataaaaggaagagtacaaaagataGTTCATTGCCTATAATTGCTGTAATTGAAACCTAATAGCACCGTCTAGATCTAAGTTACATGATATACCTGCATAGAACTGCATGTGGAATAGTTAAGCGGCAACTTTCTAAATCAAGCTGTGCACAAGGATCTTTCATGTCATGTGGCCATATTCTAAGCTTCACTGTGCAGGGCAACTCTGTAGATGCTGCTGCAGCCAGTGAGGCCGCAAGTTCAGACCTGAGTTTACTAACAACAGATTGAGGATCGTTTTCATCTCGTGGTCCATCATTATTAAGTCCAGTTGTGTGCATCCCACGAGATCCAGGAGGGCGTAATCTAGACCCAGTTCTTCCACCAAACCGGGATGGGTCCATGCCACTTGGCATCGCTCCAGATGTGAGTGGTGAAACACTTGCAACCTCACCAAAAGAAGATTGAGTTTCAATATCTCCAGGACTTGATTGACGTACAGCTCGGGGACCAGCTTGGGTCTGACCAACGAACCATCCGTGCAATAAAGGTAGCTCCCAAAATCTCGGGTCgctaaaagagaaaatttgagtaTTTCTCTCTTCAGGTTGCACTTCCATATCCTCCGCAGTATCCACCGCAGATTGACTTACTTCAGTTTCCATTGCACTTGAGAGGGCATTATTTCCTGTCTCTTCAGGCATGGAAGGAGAGTTACCACTTTCAACTGGAGACAGAAGGAGTTCATACTGCCCTGATGGCGTTGAATAGTTCAAAAGGCGCACTGAAGAAGATGAATCAACCCTTTGCTGTCCATTAAGACCAACATCCCCATCTATGCGCTGCAAAGGTACTCTTCCATCATCTCGAGCAAAGGAAGGCCACATCAGTAATGGTAAAGGCATGAGGGGCAGTTCATCCGCCAACCTAGATCTTTCATGAGAATGAGCATCGGTAAAATATAGAGTAGGAGGAGGGTAGTGCAAATAACCAGGAGAAGTTGCAAGAGTCATAGCTGAATCTGCCGAGTCAAGGTCATTGACCTGCAGATAAACAAATTGCTAACATTAACAGAAGCTATGGTTGAAGGAAGAAAGTGCTAATGATATAGACTTCACCTCAGctgttaaaagaaaaggagctgCGTGCGGGTGGAAATGCACAGCTCTAAGAGATCGCAGCGTCCTCAGGACAATAGCTGGTGATGATGTCTCTCCTCTCCTATTGTAGTGCCATATGTACAACTAATAGGAAATACAATGTCAAAGCCtccaaaactaatccaaacttagcAATCCACCAGAATTCAAAGTAAAATCCCCACCTTGTGACCAGATGCAACAGCAAGAAGCTCTCCTCGAGCATGGAATGCAATTGATGCAATAGGGCGGTCTGTAGAAAAGACAGCACAGAAAAATCTTCTTCACAAGTCCCACAATCCACATAGTTTCTTAAGATATGTCAGGGAAGGGAAATCAGAACGACAATTACAAAAATTGCGTGATCCTATGCACTCTGCAGTATTTGCATCCCACAGGCGAACTTCATGATCCAGACTTCCACTTGCAAGGATCTCCGGATACAGGGGATGAAATCTTACCTGCAAATTTGAGAAATAACTAAGATAAAGCTAAAATAGAGCGCTAAATCATACTTAGCATACTCAAGGAGCCCTATAACAGAGACTCACCACCCACGGTGTCCTCCGATGACCCCTTAACACCTTCGAGCAACTTCCTGTCTGAGAATCAATAAGTTTCACTGTATGATCTCCACTGCGACAAAGAAAAACAATCCGACTTGATAAATGGCACATACACTGCTCTAAGTCAGAATAGCACTCAACATTAACAGTGACCGCCATTATCCAAACACATAAGGATCTTCAACTCACTGAGTAGAAGCAAGTATTTTTCCATCAGGGCTAAAGGCAGCTGCAATTGTTGATCTTGGAGGGGGCACAAGTGGACAATATTTGGCAGACAAATGCCGCAGTGATACTGCCTCCACCCTGCCAAAATAATCATGCTCAAAACAGTCAATAAAATAATGGCAAAAAGGCTGTCTGCTACAGATTCTCATTCAtcgttagaaaaaaaaataataaggacaaaaaaattataccGGAACccatgtttcaaataaaatcaCATCATAAGTCCGAGAAAATACCATGATATGAGACCctgtctcacatctctcactgcTTCACAACTTTGCTGGAATGGATAGGGCTGGCACTTGGAAGCTTCTCTCCACAACTTCTTCGATGAATGTTTTGATCGTGGAGAGACCTCTCTTTGCACTAGGAGTTTAAAGACATTGCTAGTGCTGGAAATAAGAAATATATATCAGAAGATATGTGCAGCAATActgaacagaaaagaaaagaatgactTGGTATAATCATAAGGATAGAGTTAGAAAAATAAGGCATAACAAGCACTGAATTGCTCAGTAAGAAAATTTCCATGTCCAATCACCAAAGCCTGATCTATTGTAGTTGGGGAATTTCATTTGCTTAGTTGCCCAAAGCAGGTTGGCTATCATGCTATGCAGTCTCTTAGCAACTTACTCAATTATTCCAAGATCAAAAAACAGAGGGACTGGGAGAGAGCGATTATCTCTCCATCGGTGAAATCGTTATTTGATGCAAATGAAAGGTTCCTCTACAAATTAAGAGACATGTAAAAACATCATTGCTAAGGGAAATTATCATACCTAAACCACTGGGCCTTGACCAGAAAAATCTGGCCATTCTGCAACAATAATAGGTGTACTTTTCTTCCTGACATAAATAAGAATTTTTACACTCGGGACCATCAAGTTTAGATTGATGCCCTTTCTTCTCAAAATAAATGCTAAGAAGCAATGAGAGATTAACCGATTCAAAGATTCAATCAAAATGCTTTTCATTTTCACCCGAACATGAATAATGGAAAGTACCTCAACTTTGGAAGAAGAGCACCAACAAGGATTCCCTTTTATCACGTGGAATGTGTCTTGAGGAAGAATACTAACTCTCAATAACATGCAAAACCAAGGTAAAACCTTGGCAGAGAGGCAGTGGCTCTGTAAAGAGGTGGTGGAAACTATTGACCATTTATTGCTACAATGTAGTTGGTCAAGAATGCTTTCAAATTTGGCTTGGTCCAGCGTAGGCATTGAATGGGTCAatgcaaagaaaagagaaagaagattcAGATGATCCCTCTGGAGATTTTTGGCTGACTTGGAGGGAGAGAATcaagataattttttatgattcgGAGAGcgattttgcaaaaattaaggACTCTTGGCTTTTTACTTTGGATATTTGGTATGAACACAGAATGAGTCCTGATGTAAATACCATCCTGCCCAACTAGAATCCTCTACGGTACTGGGATTTGAAAATGGTTTGGCATACCCTTGGTGTcttttaaatgaattaattactATAAAAGAATACTAATTctataaattacaaaaaaaaaaaaaaaatcaacaggGTGCCAACCCCATGCACAAGAGCTTCAAAAGCGAAAGCCAACCATGAAAAAAAAGGTCCTTGTTTTTGAAATTGTCAAAATGAATATAATCCGTGCCATCCTTATCTGTAATAAATTAATCTAGGTGGTAAGACATGCTGATGAACAACTACATACTTACAAAATACACGCATGCATAGTTGTTGAAATCCTAAGCTACAAGatacgtaccatacaagagTCGAATGTTTGGCTAACGAGATGCACACTGAATTGAAAATGGTGAAAAAGGGCTCGAATGCGCGATTCAATAGAATGGCAAGATTGCTTCAATGATAATATTACCATTTCCAACAGAGAGACACAAGCCTCTTGACTCAAGACTCACTTTGCAGaattataacaaaaaagaagaagagatcaGCGATAATTTCCCAAATGATCAAGAGAAACAATTCTTCCGAAGAATTTGGATCAATTGAGAAGAGACCCTCCTGCTCAGGCCAGAAAATTTGGTAATGACACCAAGCTACGGACTAAATCACATAGACAGATCCAATTCCTCACGCTCAGATCCTACCACGTAAATTAAAGCACATCCAGATCATACAATGCCCACAATATCTCAGGAGCTCAACATGCACCACATTTGAAAAATCGTCCATATCCTGAATGGGCATCACCAAGAATCCAAAAGAGAAACAAAGCGCGCGACGGATTAAACAATCGAGCTCAATTTCACCTCGGATGACTTGCAGCGTGCCCAGAAATAGCTCGAAGCGCATGCGTCTGCTGTTGATTGCGCTGCGAAGAAGAACTCGAGGTCGAAAGATTATTGCCGTCTTCGGGCCGCCAGACACCCCTCATTATATCCCCTGAACAGCCTCATGCATCCAAAAATTCTCCCACTTGGGAAACCAAAATCAGGCTCTCGCCGTTGTGCCCGATCCCTCCTGGGCGATCAACATGCTTCCCATTTCTGGGCCGTCTTGCTCGGGCtcgccaattttttttcctccgacACTATGCGACCCCGGCGAGGAATCACGGGATCTGCGCAGGATTTTGCAAAGATTGCAACTTGGACTCGTCTGTTCGGTGGGGGGGGAGCGACGAAGCTGCCTCTGTGGCTGTGGGGGGTCGAAGTCGATCGACGaagcgaagaggaagaagacgaaggggGAAGGaaaccctagaaccgggaaaGACAGAAAGATCAATCGCAGGTCGTCAGTTGTTTCTCGAGTAACAGAACAAACATTAtttggggaaaagaaaatacaaaagaagaaaagaagaatattggCTCGTGCCAAAGAACAAAGGGAGTGGAAGTACAAAAATACCCTCTCAGAGATTAATATttataaagggttaataccattaaaaaaaaatcctaaaccagcacacctatgataaatttaccccaaactattttttgaccacgaaaaatcttaaattgatacacatgtgataaatttacctcaaactatttttttcaccACAAAAAACCTTTACCTGGTACGCATGTGAtagatttaccataaattaattcttttgattacgaaataccccaaattgatgcatccgtgacaaatttacccttcgttaaattgagttaatataaaaaaaatctcaatttaaTAAACATACGACAAATATAggataaaaacctcaaattaataTACTTGTCAACTACCACGTGAGGctaaatttaactaaaattaacggatggtaaatttgtcacaagtgtaccagtttgagataaatttgtcacggtgtgtctagtttaggataaatttaccacaaatgtaccagtttatattttttatggtaaaaaaaaataatttgaagtaaattttttataaatgtatcaatttgagattttttgtggtattaatcctattATAAATACAAAACTGATAAATAACATAAACTTACAATTCATTTGCTTTCCATTTAAAATATAAGTGGAAGTAAAATcgaaaattttctatttccttgaCGTAGTCATTGACCTCTTATAATTCCAAGTGAAACAGTGCGGTTCTATAAAACAActgaattttcaattaaaatgaaAGTCGGACT
The sequence above is drawn from the Rhodamnia argentea isolate NSW1041297 chromosome 9, ASM2092103v1, whole genome shotgun sequence genome and encodes:
- the LOC115756015 gene encoding uncharacterized protein LOC115756015, which codes for MRGVWRPEDGNNLSTSSSSSQRNQQQTHALRAISGHAASHPSTSNVFKLLVQREVSPRSKHSSKKLWREASKCQPYPFQQSCEAVRDVRQGLISWVEAVSLRHLSAKYCPLVPPPRSTIAAAFSPDGKILASTHGDHTVKLIDSQTGSCSKVLRGHRRTPWVVRFHPLYPEILASGSLDHEVRLWDANTAECIGSRNFYRPIASIAFHARGELLAVASGHKLYIWHYNRRGETSSPAIVLRTLRSLRAVHFHPHAAPFLLTAEVNDLDSADSAMTLATSPGYLHYPPPTLYFTDAHSHERSRLADELPLMPLPLLMWPSFARDDGRVPLQRIDGDVGLNGQQRVDSSSSVRLLNYSTPSGQYELLLSPVESGNSPSMPEETGNNALSSAMETEVSQSAVDTAEDMEVQPEERNTQIFSFSDPRFWELPLLHGWFVGQTQAGPRAVRQSSPGDIETQSSFGEVASVSPLTSGAMPSGMDPSRFGGRTGSRLRPPGSRGMHTTGLNNDGPRDENDPQSVVSKLRSELAASLAAAASTELPCTVKLRIWPHDMKDPCAQLDLESCRLTIPHAVLCSEMGAHFSPCGRFLAACVACVLPHLESEPGLHSQVNQDVTGVATSPTRHPISAHQIMYELRIYSLEEATFGTVLASRPVRAAHCLTSIQFSPTSEHLLLAYGRRHNSLLKSIVIDGENTVPIYTILEVYRVSDMELVRVLPSAEDEVNVACFHPSVGGGLIYGTKEGKLRILHYDSSRGLNLKSSGFLDENMPEVQTYALEC